Proteins encoded together in one Mycobacterium sp. MS1601 window:
- a CDS encoding HNH endonuclease signature motif containing protein: MGESAVQDREAMLADLTLIEAATARMNRYSIDGFTGAELLDVQQRREAVARSQPVLDHKVYQKLTSETSPTALGASSFTKVLMTRLRVSNAEAQRRLDDAEQLGSRRSMTGESLAPRMPTVACGQVQGLIGAEHVKHIRWFFNKLPVSVDFQTRENAEEQLAHHACELGPEAFRKLAAHLLYLLNQDGEFSDEDRQQQAYLRRGRQRPDGLIPVDGLLTPELWASLEPLLEKNAAPGMNNPADESPCAQGEPSEEQRQADHRSAGKRTHDALLALCRQLLTTAPTGTINGFPANIVITVSLADLEKGIGHGLTAGGTLVPICDVLKIAAHSRPWLAIFDGNGIPLHLGRARRTATLAQRLVLLAKHRGCTMPGCTASAYRSQVHHANKDWKAGGATNIEDLTLACGPDNRMVETTGWTTRNRKTDGVTEWVPPPELDCGQSRTNPYHHPDRILAPDEDDP; this comes from the coding sequence GTGGGTGAATCAGCGGTGCAGGACAGGGAGGCGATGCTGGCTGACCTGACGCTGATCGAAGCAGCGACCGCGCGGATGAACCGGTACTCCATTGACGGGTTCACCGGTGCCGAGCTGTTGGATGTGCAGCAGCGCCGCGAGGCGGTGGCGCGGTCGCAGCCGGTGCTCGATCACAAGGTCTATCAGAAACTGACCAGCGAAACCTCACCAACCGCTCTGGGCGCCAGCAGCTTCACAAAGGTACTGATGACTCGGTTGCGAGTCAGCAACGCCGAAGCGCAACGCCGGTTGGACGATGCCGAACAGCTCGGGTCGCGACGATCGATGACCGGGGAGTCCCTGGCGCCCAGGATGCCCACCGTCGCTTGCGGTCAGGTCCAGGGCTTGATCGGCGCCGAGCACGTCAAACACATCCGGTGGTTCTTCAACAAACTGCCCGTGAGCGTGGACTTCCAGACCCGCGAAAACGCCGAGGAGCAACTGGCCCACCACGCCTGCGAGCTCGGCCCGGAAGCATTCCGCAAGCTCGCCGCCCACCTGCTCTACCTGCTGAACCAGGACGGTGAGTTCTCCGATGAGGACCGCCAACAGCAGGCCTACCTACGCCGCGGGAGACAGCGTCCCGACGGCCTGATCCCAGTCGACGGGCTGTTGACCCCTGAACTGTGGGCCAGTCTGGAGCCGCTGCTGGAGAAGAACGCCGCCCCCGGGATGAACAATCCGGCCGATGAGTCACCGTGTGCGCAGGGTGAACCCAGCGAGGAGCAGCGGCAGGCCGATCATCGCTCCGCGGGGAAACGCACTCACGATGCGCTGTTGGCGTTGTGCCGCCAGCTCCTCACGACGGCGCCGACGGGCACCATCAACGGTTTCCCGGCGAACATCGTCATCACCGTGAGCCTCGCCGATTTGGAGAAGGGGATCGGGCACGGCTTGACGGCTGGCGGCACTCTGGTCCCAATCTGTGATGTGCTGAAGATCGCCGCGCATTCGCGGCCATGGTTGGCGATCTTCGACGGCAACGGAATCCCATTGCATCTCGGAAGGGCGCGGCGCACCGCGACCCTGGCACAGCGCCTGGTGTTGCTGGCGAAGCACCGGGGTTGCACGATGCCTGGCTGCACGGCGAGTGCCTACCGCTCGCAGGTCCATCACGCCAACAAGGACTGGAAAGCGGGCGGCGCCACCAACATCGAAGATCTGACCCTGGCCTGCGGCCCGGACAACCGCATGGTGGAGACCACCGGCTGGACCACCAGAAACCGAAAGACTGATGGTGTGACTGAATGGGTTCCGCCGCCTGAGTTGGACTGCGGGCAGTCCCGCACCAATCCGTATCACCATCCGGACCGGATCCTCGCCCCTGACGAGGACGACCCGTAA